Part of the Bacteroidota bacterium genome is shown below.
GATGCAGAACAAACCGAACCCCGTAACAACAGCCACCGAGATTGGTGTACTGAGCAAAGGTCACGAAAAAATTACGTTCGAACTGTATGATATTCTTGGCGCACGCGTTGCTTCCCGCGAATTTGTTTCCGGTAAAGGATATAACCCCATTGGATTTACTCCCGGCAACCTCAGCCCCGGCATCTATCTGTATAAGGTAAGCAACGGTTCCAAAACCGTCGTCAGAAGGATGATGATAGCAGGCAAATGATTTTTCAGCTGACTATACTGGGCACGGCAGCATCGGCGCCCATTCGTGAACGAAACCCGAGCGCTCAGGTACTGAATGTACATGAGCGCTTGTTTTTGATAGACTGCGGCGAAGGAACCCAGATGCAGATCCGCAAATACGGAATCAAGGGAAGGCGCATCAACCACGTATTCATATCGCATCTGCACGGCGACCATTATCTCGGTCTTGCCGGACTGATGTTTTCATGGCATCTTTTCGGGAGAACCGAAGCTTTGCATATTTATGCGAATGAGGCTTTGAAAGAGATTCTGGACCTGCAGCTGGAAGCTTCGGGTACCAAACTGCAGTATCCTTTCGTATTTCATGCGCTTCAGCCGGGCGCTTCGGAAACACTTTTTGAAGATGCTAAAGTAAGCGTACAGAGTTTTCCGCTGAAACACCGCGTGCCGACGCATGGCTTCATGTTCCGTGAAGTAAGGCAGCCGCGCGGCATTCATCATGAAGCTATCCGGAATCTGGACATTCCTTTTACGGAGTTCAACAATATAAAAGCCGGCGCCGACTTTACGGATGCGAACGGGAAGGTGCATTCCAACGCATCGCTCACACACGAACCGCCCCGATGCCGGAGCTTTGCGTATTGTTCAGATACAGGATTCCACCTCGGAATTACCAAATTCATAAAAGGTGCGGATCTTCTCTATCATGAAGCAACCTTTATGCAGGACATGATTGCAAACGCAGACGAAAAGCAGCATTCAACAGCCATGCAGGCAGCAACGATAGCGTTGAAGGCAGAAGCCAAACGATTACTAATCGGACATTTTTCAGCCCGCTACGATGAGCTGGAGCCCCTGCTGGACGAGGCGCAGTCGGTGTTCAGAAATACAATACTGGCAGAGGAAGGGATGACGGTTTCAATTTGACAATTAGTTAATTCGGCAATTTGAAAATTAGTCAATTTTGCGTATTCGCGCCTTTGCGTGCTTAAACAGTTCCATTTTTATCAATCCCAGCCTGCCGCAATATAGCAAAAAAGGTTCCTTTAGCCATGTCTTTACCGCCATGCACGGGAACTATAACAGTTTTATTATTGATGGGATTATAATAAAGCTGATGTGATCCTTTAGTTCTCTTATAAAAGAATCCGTTTTTTTCAAGAATTTTAATCAGGTAAAACGGCGACAGGTTCATGCTGTAACCACATTGAGATTGTATTCAATGGTATCGCTGTCGTCAGGAATAGTTTCTCCGCGTTCTTTTAATTCTTCGATATACAGTGTTATCGCTTCTTTCGCCATACTGAGCCCATGTTCTATGTCTGTTCCATAGGTTATACAGCCGGGCAGGGCAGGTACCGTCACAGTGAAGCCACCTTCGGGCTCCTTGTGCATAAGAATTTTGTAGGAATACTGCATGACATTCAATTTTTTATCAAAGATAATATTTCCGTTTTGACAAAGCAATCAATCCTACGAACATTCTTTAAAAAGAAGGTGCTTTTTTTTCCACGTTACACCAGAAAGCTGATATCTGCGCCGGGCTCAAATTCTTTGGGTTCCTGCCCATATAAAAAGTGCCGCATGGGACGTTTGCCTTTAAGGCTGAGAACATCGCCTTCAAGCTGCAGCAGCGTGGCTTCGCGCAGACCAACAACTGTAATGTCGCGGTTGAGCGCGATAAATTCTTCAATGCGCTGCTGCCGTGTTTCGCCACCGTGCCCTTCGGGATTCGCATCCAGGTAATGCGGATTAATCTGGAAGGGGACAAGGTTGAAACAGTTGAAACTTGCGGGTTCCGTAATGGGCATATCGTTGGTGGTTCTGAGAGTGGGACATGCCACGTTGGCACCTGCACTCCAGCCCATATATGGCATTCCGGCAAGAACACGATTGCGGATAGGTTCTATGAGATGTTCTTTGTGAAGCATGGCAACCAGATTAAAGGTGTTTCCACCGCCTACGGCAATAGCTTCTGCCTCCATTACTGCGTTAACGGGGTCAGCAAACCGATGAACAGACTGAATTTCGAAACCAAGTTCAGCATATACCTCAGCAACCCGCTTTTCATAATCATCCCACGACACCGTTATTCCGGCATAGGGGACGAACAGTATTTTTTTAATTCCGCTGCCTGTAAGAAACTCGCTTATATATTCGCGCGGCCATCCCAGATAGGCTTCTCCCGCGTTGGTCGAATTGCTGATCAGTAATAATTTCATATTTCAATTAATTAGTTAATTCGGCAATTAGTCAATTTGAAAATGAACCTTTGCATCTTCGCGTCTTTGCGTGCTTTATTAATTAGATAATTTGGCAACTAGTTAATTTGAAAATTAGATAATTCGGCAATTTGAAAATTAGTTCCGCCGGTGGCGGACTTCCGCTTCGCTCCAGCTCACGACTCACGACTCACGACTATCTGACTAAGGCACGTAATCGTATGCTCCGAGGTCGGGTGGCGGATTGACTGCGCGGTTGTTTCCGAGAATGTCGGTAATAAGACTCAGTGTGGAAGTGTTGATGACGCTCATAGTGCCTATATCAATAGCATAAGAACCGGGTGACAGCCTGTAGTCGTTGTTTGACGCATCTTTGAACAAGGGGTCATTTACGTGGCAGTTGACAAAATGTGCCGGGTCGGTTAAACTCAATTCTGTTTTCAGAATGCAATTCTCAAATTTATAATTGAACAGTCCTGCTCCTGCAAGGCTGTCGGGCAGAACCTCTTCAGACTGCATACCCCAGACGATGCAGTTTCCGAAATAGGCTTTGTCGAGATCGCCTGTGTAAGTCACCCCGCTGTAATAGTCATCGTAATAATTCGCAATCACCAGAGAAGGCGTATTGCGGGTGCTGTAACTCCAGTTATTGCCGATGCTGCAGTGTCTGAAGTCATAATCACCACCGGTAGTCAGACACACAGCGTAAACGCCGCAGTTGCCTATCACACAGTTGCCCGCCTGAATCTTATAGAATTTCGTGAAAACCCCCATGCCGCTCATGTTTTCAATAATGGTATTGGTAAGCGTAAGCTGGTTGCCCATACTTTGCTGCATGGTTTCGGCCTGAATGCCTATAAAGCCGTTTTTGATAATCGCATAATTGAACACATTATCCTTACTGCCTTCATTGATCCAGATGCGGTCCCACTGTCCGGGCAGTTCTTTATAATCGGCGTCCAGCCTGCTTCCCTGAAAGGTGACAGGGTCGGCCATGGTGCCATTCACTTTAATGTTGCCTCCTTTATAAATCCACATACCCGAAGCGTTGTAAAAATGGATTCGTGCGCCTGCATCAATATTCAGAGTGGCGGTTGAGTCCACCACGGCATATCCGTAAATCAAATATGGCTTGTCGTTGGGCCAGGTTATATTTTCATTTTCGCCGGCAACAATTTTGTATTTCAAACTGCTTCCGTATACTTTGTCTGCTACAATGTAATGCGCATCCTGACCCCAGGCCGTGAGTTTAACATCCTGTTCATTTCCGTTTATCTGAAAAATGATAGAGTCCTTAACTACCATGGGCGAGTTACTGTTCTGAGGGTCAACCGTTACCTTCACGAAAATATAGATACTGTCGTTTCCTGCAATTTCAACATCGTTCAGCGATACGGCAGGTGTGCCGTCAATATTCATCCTGAAATTTGACGCATTGCCTGTTGCGAGGCTGATTGATGAAATCTTAATCTTTTTACTGTCGGTGTTTTTAACCACAAAATATTTGGTGGTGGATCCGATAGTGGAAAATACCGTATCGAACAACATATTATCAGTTGAAAAACTGAGTTTTACATCAGTGCTTGTGTTAAAATTATCTTTCTTTTTACAGGAAGCGAAAACACCAATGATGATAAGTATAAACAGTAAATTACGCGATTTCAGAATTCTCATGCTCCTCTTTTGAGTTTTTGTGCCTTGATTAATACGACAGAATTGTAAAAATATTGTCTGCGGCATCATTAAATCAGGCAAAAACAAAAATACAATAAATTCGAAACAGCCATGGGTAAAAATTAGACCGTAAAAGGTTTAATTTATGAAAATGATTTTCTGTGTATAAGCACCACTTGTCTCCTTCCTTAACGATAACTTAATATGAATAAATATCAATAACAGTTCTAATACTAAGATAATGTGATTATTATTGAATCTATATAAAGTTATACTTTATGCCTGATTTTTTTGTTTGAATGGTCAATCTTTTGTAATTTTGTTGCCATAATTATAATATATTGTAATACAGTATCTTTACACTTTTGACCCCGTAAAAACCCGCTTTACAATATCCTAACTAAACGTTAAAGCCTTTCAACCCCATGAGTTATATAAAATTCACTAAAGAACAGCTTGTTAACCTTAAATATTCCTTAAGCAGGGAATTGATACGGTCTAACAGGGCAGGCTCCTTTGCATCAACTACAATATCAGGCTGTAACACACGTAAATACCATGGTTTGCTCATAGTTCCTCAGCCAAATGTTGACAATGAATGCCATGTGTTGCTTTCAACTATTGATGAGACTGTTATCCAGAATGACGCAGAATTTAATCTTGGGATTCACCAGTATACACCCGGTGTATTTTTCCCAAAAGGTCATAAATACCTGCGTGAATTTATTGCGGAGCCGATTCCAAAACTTACATACCGCGTTGGAGGTGTTATTCTTACAAAAGAAATGCTGTTTTCAATTGAAGAAGACCGCATTCTGATAAAATATACGCTTGTTGAAGCACATTCGGCTACAACACTGCGCTTTAAACCTTTTCTGGCCTTCCGCAACAGACATAGCTTAACCAAAGCCAATGTTGATGCCGACACCCATTATGAGCAGGCCGAGAACGGCATCAAAATGAGAATGTATCCCGGATTTACACCGCTTTACCTTCAGTTCTCCAAGCAGGCAGAATACGTGCATGTTCCCAACTGGAATTACAATATAGAATACAGTCAGGAAAAAGAACGGGGCTATGATTATATAGAGGATTTATTAGTGCCCGGCTATTTTGAACTTCCGATGAAGAAGGGCGAGAGCATCATTTTTGCAGCCGGAACCAAAGAAACCGCATCATCATCGCTGAAAAAAATATTTACTGCTGAAGTGGGCAAGCGCATTCCACGCGATAGTTATCGCAACTGCCTGGTAAATTCTGCTCACCAGTGTCTGGTTTTCAACGGACGTAAGGTAGAAGTAATTGCAGGCTTTCCGTGGTTTGGCCGCTGGGGACGCGATACGTTTATTTCTCTGCCCGGGTTAACCCTCACAACCGGCGATCATCAAACCTGCAAAAAGGTGATTGACACCATGATTGCCGACTTGAAAGGACCGTTGTTTCCCAATATCGGGAGCGGCTCAACGGCAGCATACAATTCTGTTGATGCGCCCTTGTGGTTCTTCTGGTCGTTGCAGCAATATTCGGAATATACAGGCACCCGTGAGAAAATATGGAAAGAGTATGGCAATAAAATGAAGCTTATACTCAACGGTTACCGCAATGGTACAGAGTTCAATATCAGGATGCAGGAAAACGGACTGATTTGGGCGGGAATGCCCGGAAAGGCACTTACCTGGATGGATGCCGTTGTTCACGGCAAGCCCGTTACTCCGCGCATCGGAATGCCTGTTGAGATTAATGCGCTGTGGTATAATGCCATTATGTTTGCTTTGGAAACCGCTTCCATGGCCGGTGACGAAGATTTTATCAATGAATGGTCGGGGATTGCAATGCGCATTCGGGTATCGTTCAAAGAAACGTTCTGGGACAAGGATAAAGGCTATCTGGCAGATTATGTAAACGGAACTTATAAAGACTGGGCGGTTCGTCCGAATATGATTTTTGCTGCATCCCTGCCGTACAGCCCCGTGAGCGAACAGATTCGCAAGCTGATAATTGATACGGTGGGCCGTGAACTGCTTACTACACGTGGGCTGCGTACGCTTACACCCAAACATCCCGACTATAAAGGATGTTATTACGGAACTATGGAGCAACGCGACCATGCGTATCATCAGGGAACGGTGTGGCCCTGGCTGCTCGGACATTATGTTGAAGCATTCCTGAAGATACACGGCGACTCCGGCATTCAGTGCATCCGCAAGATTTACGAGGGTTTTGAAGATGTGATGACCGAACATGGTGTGGGTTCCATCTCGGAAGTGTATGACGGGGATCCGCCGCACAGGGCAGGAGGAGCACCGTCGCAGGCCTGGAGTGTGGCCGAATTGCTGAGGATTGATTATTTGCTCAAGCAGTACGAAACACCCAAAAAAACGCCGACAGCAAAGAGAACGGCAAAAAAGTAACGAAATGATTTTTCAACCTTAATAAACACAATGAAGGTTTTGATGTTCGGGTGGGAATTTCCACCGCATATAACAGGAGGATTGGGCACGGCTTGCTTCGGGCTTACCAAAGGCTTGATGAAGCACGGCACCGAAGTAATTTTTGTGGTTCCCAAGGCTTTTGGAGATGAAAACCGTGAGGCCGTAAGGCTGGTAAACGCGAGCGATATAAGCATTGATTTTAAAAATTCCATTTATCGTGAGTTCTGGAAACAGATAACCTATATGGAGATTGGGTCAAATCTGATTCCTTATGTTGGCACCGAAGAATTTGAGAATATTGTAAAGCGCAATGAACTGGAAGGCATAGATTCCAATGAGTCTGTGTTCTCAAGCCGCTTTGCCTTTTCAGGAAAATACGGTCACGACCTGATGAAAGAGGTATCGCGTTATGCGCTGGTAGCCTCCACCATTGCCGCATCCAATCAGTTTGATGTAATTCATGCGCACGACTGGCTTACGTATCCGGCCGGTATTGCCGCCAAGAAAGTAAGCGGAAAACCGCTGGTAGTGCATATGCATGCTACCGAATTTGACCGTTCGGGTGAGCATATCAATCAGAACGTATACGACATTGAGCGCAAAGGCATGGAAGAAGCCGATGCCGTTATTACCGTGAGCAATCTGACACGCGACATTGTTATCAACCGCTACGGCATTGATCCCGCCAAGGTGGTAACCGTGCATAATGC
Proteins encoded:
- a CDS encoding ribonuclease Z, with amino-acid sequence MIFQLTILGTAASAPIRERNPSAQVLNVHERLFLIDCGEGTQMQIRKYGIKGRRINHVFISHLHGDHYLGLAGLMFSWHLFGRTEALHIYANEALKEILDLQLEASGTKLQYPFVFHALQPGASETLFEDAKVSVQSFPLKHRVPTHGFMFREVRQPRGIHHEAIRNLDIPFTEFNNIKAGADFTDANGKVHSNASLTHEPPRCRSFAYCSDTGFHLGITKFIKGADLLYHEATFMQDMIANADEKQHSTAMQAATIALKAEAKRLLIGHFSARYDELEPLLDEAQSVFRNTILAEEGMTVSI
- a CDS encoding type II toxin-antitoxin system HicA family toxin, whose amino-acid sequence is MNLSPFYLIKILEKNGFFYKRTKGSHQLYYNPINNKTVIVPVHGGKDMAKGTFFAILRQAGIDKNGTV
- a CDS encoding type II toxin-antitoxin system HicB family antitoxin → MQYSYKILMHKEPEGGFTVTVPALPGCITYGTDIEHGLSMAKEAITLYIEELKERGETIPDDSDTIEYNLNVVTA
- the pepE gene encoding dipeptidase PepE is translated as MKLLLISNSTNAGEAYLGWPREYISEFLTGSGIKKILFVPYAGITVSWDDYEKRVAEVYAELGFEIQSVHRFADPVNAVMEAEAIAVGGGNTFNLVAMLHKEHLIEPIRNRVLAGMPYMGWSAGANVACPTLRTTNDMPITEPASFNCFNLVPFQINPHYLDANPEGHGGETRQQRIEEFIALNRDITVVGLREATLLQLEGDVLSLKGKRPMRHFLYGQEPKEFEPGADISFLV
- a CDS encoding amylo-alpha-1,6-glucosidase: MSYIKFTKEQLVNLKYSLSRELIRSNRAGSFASTTISGCNTRKYHGLLIVPQPNVDNECHVLLSTIDETVIQNDAEFNLGIHQYTPGVFFPKGHKYLREFIAEPIPKLTYRVGGVILTKEMLFSIEEDRILIKYTLVEAHSATTLRFKPFLAFRNRHSLTKANVDADTHYEQAENGIKMRMYPGFTPLYLQFSKQAEYVHVPNWNYNIEYSQEKERGYDYIEDLLVPGYFELPMKKGESIIFAAGTKETASSSLKKIFTAEVGKRIPRDSYRNCLVNSAHQCLVFNGRKVEVIAGFPWFGRWGRDTFISLPGLTLTTGDHQTCKKVIDTMIADLKGPLFPNIGSGSTAAYNSVDAPLWFFWSLQQYSEYTGTREKIWKEYGNKMKLILNGYRNGTEFNIRMQENGLIWAGMPGKALTWMDAVVHGKPVTPRIGMPVEINALWYNAIMFALETASMAGDEDFINEWSGIAMRIRVSFKETFWDKDKGYLADYVNGTYKDWAVRPNMIFAASLPYSPVSEQIRKLIIDTVGRELLTTRGLRTLTPKHPDYKGCYYGTMEQRDHAYHQGTVWPWLLGHYVEAFLKIHGDSGIQCIRKIYEGFEDVMTEHGVGSISEVYDGDPPHRAGGAPSQAWSVAELLRIDYLLKQYETPKKTPTAKRTAKK
- a CDS encoding glycosyltransferase family 4 protein, with amino-acid sequence MKVLMFGWEFPPHITGGLGTACFGLTKGLMKHGTEVIFVVPKAFGDENREAVRLVNASDISIDFKNSIYREFWKQITYMEIGSNLIPYVGTEEFENIVKRNELEGIDSNESVFSSRFAFSGKYGHDLMKEVSRYALVASTIAASNQFDVIHAHDWLTYPAGIAAKKVSGKPLVVHMHATEFDRSGEHINQNVYDIERKGMEEADAVITVSNLTRDIVINRYGIDPAKVVTVHNAVEPIESHEHEASQRAVKEKIVTFLGRITFQKGPDYFVEAAYKVLQKDRNVRFVMAGSGDMLNRMVRRVAELRISSHFHFTGFLKGEDVDKMFHLSDVYVMPSVSEPFGISPLEAMRSNVPVVISKQSGVAEVLNYALKVDFWDIDSMADAIYGLLHYDALSVMFRRYGRTEVDNLKWENAAGQVNKVYEKVLIKN